In one Nicotiana tomentosiformis chromosome 6, ASM39032v3, whole genome shotgun sequence genomic region, the following are encoded:
- the LOC138894268 gene encoding uncharacterized protein, whose translation MRIFESHGVDFTAFQLEGRAHRWWQSYLLGRPAGSPPMTWDQFTWLLLDMYIPPSQREEFPCQFEQLEQGQMSMTDYEARFSELSRHALMILPTDVERVQRFVAGLHPSIRASMAREVEMGTDYQLVVEIARRIEGYHQRGREQM comes from the coding sequence atgaggatatttgaGTCCCATGGAGTAGATTTCACCGCTTTCCAGTTGGAGGGTAgggcccatagatggtggcagtcttaccttcttggcagaccagcgggttctcctcccatgacttgggatcaatTTACATGGCTTCtattggacatgtatattccaccctctcagagggaagagtttccgtgtcagtttgagcagctcgagcagggtcagatgtctatgaccgattatgaggcgagattttctgagttgtcacgccatgcacttatgatacttcctacggaCGTAGAGAGAGTGCAGAGATTTGTTGCGGGGTTACACCCCAGTATTCGGGCTAGCATGGCcagggaggttgagatgggtactgatTATCAGCTAGTGGtagagattgctcggaggattgagggataccaccagaggggtagagagcagatgTAG
- the LOC104107134 gene encoding inositol 3-kinase isoform X1 translates to MVKETIDSSIPTTRRCLIVGNYCHDVLIKDDVVIAESLGGAASFVSAVLDSLSISSDYISKVGTDFVYTVNHRPITSASSKTTVFHAYFSTETKRQDRILKRVSACDPVTPSDLPNSNFDFGLAVGVGGEILPETLERMIDLCKVVFVDIQALIRVFDPVDGTVNLVHLDQTGFGPLLKKIGFLKASAEEAQYVDVEEARKWCCVVVTNGKEGCTVYTKDEELPVAPFSAFQVDPTGAGDSFLGGLVAGLVHGLNVPDAALLGNFFGSLTVGQIGLPMFDSRLVQRVKDEVLKRRLQCSGSHEKQEDGPKRLKPSDHEEFQAALNAAKMVPAHSIKECKWDLHSSPGALEQPIHNGQRILLLNPVCEEPISSVDSEP, encoded by the exons ATGGTGAAGGAAACGATAGATTCATCAATACCCACCACCCGCCGGTGCCTAATTGTGGGGAATTACTGCCACGACGTTCTGATTAAAGACGACGTAGTAATAGCGGAGTCCCTCGGCGGCGCAGCTTCGTTCGTCTCCGCTGTCCTCGACAGCTTGTCCATTTCTTCCGACTACATTTCCAAAGTGGGCACCGATTTCGTGTACACCGTAAACCACCGGCCGATTACGTCAGCTTCTTCCAAAACCACCGTTTTTCACGCCTATTTCTCAACGGAAACCAAACGCCAAGATCGGATCCTAAAACGGGTCAGTGCATGCGATCCGGTAACTCCCTCGGATCTTCCAAACTCAAATTTCGATTTTGGTTTGGCCGTAGGTGTTGGTGGGGAGATTCTGCCCGAAACCCTAGAACGAATGATTGATTTATGTAAAGTTGTGTTTGTAGATATTCAAGCTCTGATTCGGGTATTTGACCCGGTTGATGGAACAGTAAATCTTGTACATTTGGATCAAACCGGGTTTGGGCCTTTATTGAAAAAAATCGGGTTTTTGAAGGCCTCTGCGGAGGAGGCACAGTATGTGGATGTTGAGGAAGCAAGGAAATGGTGTTGTGTGGTGGTGACTAATGGGAAAGAGGGGTGTACAGTGTATACTAAAGATGAAGAATTGCCCGTTGCGCCTTTTTCAGCTTTTCAAGTTGATCCAACAGGAGCTGGGGATAGTTTTCTTGGAGGTTTAGTTGCAGGGCTTGTCCATGGATTGAATGTACCGGATGCTGCATTGCTGGGGAACTTTTTCGGATCACTGACTGTAGGGCAAATTGGGCTTCCCATGTTCGATTCGCGGTTGGTACAG AGAGTGAAAGATGAAGTGCTAAAAAGGAGGTTGCAGTGTTCTGGGTCCCATGAGAAACAGGAAGATGGACCAAAGAGGCTGAAGCCATCAGATCATGAAGAATTCCAAGCAGCTCTAAATGCAGCCAAAATGGTACCAGCACATTCTATCAAAGAATGTAAGTGGGACTTGCATAGTTCTCCCGGAGCATTGGAACAGCCGATTCACAACGGTCAGCGGATATTACTACTTAATCCTGTTTGTGAAGAACCGATTAGTTCAGTTGATAGTGAACCTTGA
- the LOC104107134 gene encoding inositol 3-kinase isoform X2, protein MVKETIDSSIPTTRRCLIVGNYCHDVLIKDDVVIAESLGGAASFVSAVLDSLSISSDYISKVGTDFVYTVNHRPITSASSKTTVFHAYFSTETKRQDRILKRVSACDPVTPSDLPNSNFDFGLAVGVGGEILPETLERMIDLCKVVFVDIQALIRVFDPVDGTVNLVHLDQTGFGPLLKKIGFLKASAEEAQYVDVEEARKWCCVVVTNGKEGCTVYTKDEELPVAPFSAFQVDPTGAGDSFLGGLVAGLVHGLNVPDAALLGNFFGSLTVGQIGLPMFDSRLVQDRLIPLVMILPRYISLMWTRVDGNLNFSLH, encoded by the exons ATGGTGAAGGAAACGATAGATTCATCAATACCCACCACCCGCCGGTGCCTAATTGTGGGGAATTACTGCCACGACGTTCTGATTAAAGACGACGTAGTAATAGCGGAGTCCCTCGGCGGCGCAGCTTCGTTCGTCTCCGCTGTCCTCGACAGCTTGTCCATTTCTTCCGACTACATTTCCAAAGTGGGCACCGATTTCGTGTACACCGTAAACCACCGGCCGATTACGTCAGCTTCTTCCAAAACCACCGTTTTTCACGCCTATTTCTCAACGGAAACCAAACGCCAAGATCGGATCCTAAAACGGGTCAGTGCATGCGATCCGGTAACTCCCTCGGATCTTCCAAACTCAAATTTCGATTTTGGTTTGGCCGTAGGTGTTGGTGGGGAGATTCTGCCCGAAACCCTAGAACGAATGATTGATTTATGTAAAGTTGTGTTTGTAGATATTCAAGCTCTGATTCGGGTATTTGACCCGGTTGATGGAACAGTAAATCTTGTACATTTGGATCAAACCGGGTTTGGGCCTTTATTGAAAAAAATCGGGTTTTTGAAGGCCTCTGCGGAGGAGGCACAGTATGTGGATGTTGAGGAAGCAAGGAAATGGTGTTGTGTGGTGGTGACTAATGGGAAAGAGGGGTGTACAGTGTATACTAAAGATGAAGAATTGCCCGTTGCGCCTTTTTCAGCTTTTCAAGTTGATCCAACAGGAGCTGGGGATAGTTTTCTTGGAGGTTTAGTTGCAGGGCTTGTCCATGGATTGAATGTACCGGATGCTGCATTGCTGGGGAACTTTTTCGGATCACTGACTGTAGGGCAAATTGGGCTTCCCATGTTCGATTCGCGGTTGGTACAG GATCGCCTTATCCCCTTGGTCATGATTTTACCAAGATATATATCTTTGATGTGGACAAGAGTTGATGGAAATTTGAACTTTTCTTTACATTAA